In Arthrobacter alpinus, a single window of DNA contains:
- a CDS encoding NADPH-dependent FMN reductase, translating to MSYSVGVFVGSLAQDSINRKLAKALFKLAPDGMDLVDIPIGNLPLYNRDFDADFPPEGRAFKEAVAAVDALLFVTPEYNRSVPGVLKNAIDWGSRPWGSNSFAKKPSAVTGTSPGHISTAVAQQHLRSILSFVNSPELANPECYIHFTEGLIDDDGNVTVASTEEFLRGWLNEFHLFIAKVVGAQQITL from the coding sequence ATGAGCTATTCAGTGGGAGTGTTTGTTGGAAGCCTGGCACAGGATTCGATCAACCGGAAGCTTGCCAAGGCCTTGTTTAAGTTGGCACCGGACGGCATGGATCTGGTGGATATCCCCATTGGCAACCTGCCGCTCTACAACCGTGATTTCGACGCCGATTTCCCGCCAGAGGGTCGTGCATTCAAGGAGGCTGTTGCTGCCGTGGACGCCCTCTTGTTCGTCACCCCGGAGTACAACCGCAGCGTACCTGGTGTCCTGAAGAATGCAATCGACTGGGGGTCACGCCCGTGGGGAAGCAATTCCTTTGCCAAAAAGCCCTCGGCTGTCACGGGTACCTCCCCCGGCCACATCAGTACGGCCGTGGCGCAGCAACATCTGCGGAGCATCCTCTCCTTCGTGAATTCACCCGAGCTGGCCAATCCCGAATGCTACATCCACTTCACCGAGGGCCTCATTGACGACGACGGCAATGTCACGGTTGCATCCACCGAAGAGTTCCTGCGGGGCTGGCTGAATGAGTTCCATCTGTTCATAGCCAAAGTGGTTGGTGCACAGCAAATCACGCTTTAG
- a CDS encoding aliphatic sulfonate ABC transporter substrate-binding protein, whose protein sequence is MSTSFSRRNVLQLSLGAAAISLLAACSAKDDGAKAAGAAGKEAVEIKVGYIADYNGAALMAVADQEGLWAKAGLAPKYLPFTNGPLAIQALGTNNVDVAYIGSGALWLPASGKAEIWAVNSVSNADRIIAQAGINSLADLKGKKLAVPTGTSGDQLFTLALEKEGLTRDDFEVTAMEPPAIVAAFAAGQIDGAALWYPLIDSAKKGKPDLVELFSNEDFIDQFTFPSTFVAGPGRAAKDKELATSFISVIKAANDYRLANQETTISATATFLKLKDADMASQASVAKLFTSKELEGLSAEGTIDTWLTALQEQFKAAEKIPVVVDPKTFYNSELYVSAPAA, encoded by the coding sequence ATGTCCACGTCATTCTCACGCCGCAACGTACTTCAACTTTCCTTGGGTGCAGCCGCCATTTCACTATTGGCCGCCTGCAGTGCCAAGGACGACGGCGCGAAGGCCGCCGGAGCCGCTGGCAAGGAAGCGGTGGAGATCAAGGTTGGATACATCGCCGATTACAACGGGGCTGCGTTGATGGCCGTGGCGGACCAAGAAGGGTTGTGGGCCAAGGCAGGCCTGGCGCCCAAGTACCTGCCCTTCACCAACGGCCCCTTGGCTATCCAGGCGCTGGGCACGAACAACGTTGATGTGGCCTACATTGGCTCCGGGGCGTTGTGGTTGCCCGCCTCAGGCAAGGCCGAGATTTGGGCTGTCAACTCTGTGTCCAATGCCGACCGCATTATTGCCCAGGCCGGAATCAACTCCTTGGCGGACCTCAAGGGTAAGAAGCTTGCCGTGCCCACGGGAACCTCCGGAGACCAGCTGTTCACCCTGGCTTTGGAGAAGGAAGGCCTGACCCGTGACGATTTCGAGGTGACCGCCATGGAACCGCCGGCCATCGTCGCGGCCTTTGCCGCAGGCCAGATCGACGGCGCAGCACTCTGGTACCCGCTCATCGACAGTGCCAAGAAGGGCAAGCCGGACCTGGTGGAGTTGTTCTCAAATGAGGACTTCATTGACCAGTTCACGTTCCCGTCAACTTTTGTTGCCGGTCCAGGACGCGCAGCCAAGGACAAGGAGTTGGCCACAAGTTTCATTTCCGTGATCAAGGCCGCCAACGATTACCGCCTGGCAAATCAAGAAACGACCATTTCAGCCACGGCCACATTCCTCAAGCTGAAGGATGCGGATATGGCCTCGCAGGCCAGCGTCGCCAAGCTGTTCACCTCCAAGGAACTTGAAGGGCTTTCCGCCGAAGGCACCATTGACACCTGGTTGACTGCGCTCCAGGAACAGTTCAAGGCTGCTGAGAAGATCCCCGTTGTTGTTGATCCGAAGACGTTCTACAACTCGGAGCTCTACGTCAGCGCCCCGGCGGCCTGA
- a CDS encoding metal ABC transporter ATP-binding protein, with the protein MNAAIDVDAVTVHYGQVLALDAASLKVEKGLICGLVGMNGSGKSTLFKAIMGLVKPDAGKVTIAGDSPVSARQLGAISYVPQSEDVDWQFPLSVQDVVMMGRYGHMGMARRPRKADKLAVADALERVELSEFAQRQIGQLSGGQKKRAFVARGIAQGATTLLLDEPFAGVDKRSEATICALLKQLAHEGATILVSTHDLHALPDLADEAVLLMRRVLMHGTPQEVLQPENLARAFGLDVINRGEDAL; encoded by the coding sequence GTGAACGCGGCCATCGATGTCGACGCAGTAACAGTGCACTATGGCCAAGTTCTGGCCCTGGACGCAGCTTCGCTGAAGGTCGAAAAAGGGCTGATCTGCGGTCTGGTGGGCATGAATGGTTCGGGCAAGTCCACGTTGTTCAAGGCCATCATGGGACTTGTGAAGCCCGACGCCGGAAAGGTCACGATCGCCGGTGACTCGCCCGTGAGTGCGCGGCAGTTGGGGGCCATCAGCTACGTTCCCCAAAGCGAGGACGTTGATTGGCAGTTTCCGCTCTCGGTTCAGGACGTGGTCATGATGGGACGTTACGGCCATATGGGCATGGCCAGGCGGCCCCGAAAAGCTGACAAGCTTGCCGTGGCTGATGCACTCGAGCGCGTGGAGCTTTCAGAATTTGCACAGCGGCAAATCGGTCAGTTGTCCGGGGGTCAAAAGAAGCGCGCATTCGTGGCGCGGGGGATCGCACAGGGTGCCACCACGCTCCTCTTGGATGAACCGTTTGCTGGCGTGGACAAGCGCTCCGAGGCCACGATCTGCGCACTGTTGAAGCAGCTGGCGCATGAGGGCGCAACCATTTTGGTTTCCACTCATGATCTTCACGCGCTCCCGGACCTGGCTGACGAGGCTGTCCTGCTCATGCGTCGGGTATTGATGCATGGCACGCCGCAGGAAGTCCTGCAACCAGAAAATTTGGCACGGGCTTTTGGCTTGGACGTCATCAACCGAGGCGAGGACGCCCTGTGA
- a CDS encoding metal ABC transporter substrate-binding protein, whose protein sequence is MPNFHAPPMKPLRRSISACLATCAFIALTLTSCDSAANSAGTEGTDNRPVVLTTFTVLADIAQNVAGDKLRVESITKVGAEIHGYEPTPGDIRKAGKADLILDNGMHLEAWFDKFVQDLKAPHAVMTEGVEAINIAEDAYKDMPNPHAWMSPANVQIYVDNMVAAFSELDPANAAIYESNGATYNASLQGVQDELVSRLSVLPKNQRALVSCEGAFSYLARDAGLTEKYIWAVNAEQQATPQQIASAIEFVRSNQVPAVFCESTVSAAPMEQVVEATGAAFGGTLYVDSLSEKDGPVPTYLDLIRHDATIIADALTAGAP, encoded by the coding sequence ATGCCAAACTTCCATGCGCCGCCAATGAAGCCGCTCCGCCGAAGCATCTCCGCCTGCCTAGCCACCTGCGCGTTCATCGCGCTCACCTTGACCTCTTGCGACTCCGCCGCCAATTCTGCTGGCACCGAGGGAACGGACAACCGGCCGGTGGTTCTAACCACGTTCACTGTTTTGGCCGATATCGCCCAGAACGTGGCGGGAGACAAGCTTCGCGTTGAATCCATCACCAAGGTGGGCGCCGAAATTCACGGCTACGAGCCAACTCCCGGAGACATACGCAAGGCGGGCAAGGCGGATCTTATTCTCGACAACGGCATGCATCTTGAGGCCTGGTTCGATAAATTCGTTCAGGACCTAAAGGCTCCACATGCCGTCATGACCGAGGGCGTTGAGGCAATAAATATCGCCGAGGACGCTTACAAGGACATGCCCAATCCGCACGCCTGGATGTCGCCCGCCAACGTACAAATCTATGTTGACAATATGGTGGCCGCATTCTCGGAGTTGGATCCGGCCAACGCAGCCATCTATGAAAGCAACGGGGCCACGTACAACGCCTCCCTGCAAGGAGTGCAGGACGAGCTCGTGAGCAGGCTCTCGGTGTTGCCGAAGAATCAACGGGCACTTGTCAGTTGCGAGGGCGCCTTTTCCTATCTGGCCCGCGATGCTGGATTGACGGAGAAATACATCTGGGCCGTCAATGCCGAACAGCAAGCCACCCCGCAGCAAATTGCCAGCGCCATTGAGTTTGTCCGGAGCAATCAAGTCCCGGCGGTCTTCTGCGAGTCGACCGTTTCAGCGGCTCCGATGGAACAGGTGGTCGAGGCCACGGGTGCCGCGTTTGGCGGAACCCTGTACGTTGATTCGCTCTCTGAGAAGGATGGTCCCGTACCCACGTATCTGGACCTGATTCGCCATGACGCCACGATAATTGCCGACGCATTGACGGCGGGTGCGCCGTGA
- a CDS encoding SGNH/GDSL hydrolase family protein, whose translation MSWTTTRPIPAVFVRGALELETTHRGMLPHRLPAWARAQAGGDAQLLMVESQPSGVKIAFRTEATELELDTLRTRIMYRGAPPRPDGIIELLVNGDLVDSAVTHGGDATVIDMATGSMSQDQGPVCTSRFAQLRSGMKNIEIWLPHSEVTELVELRSNAEVEPPAPVSRPRWLHHGSSISHGSNATRPTAIWPAIAAKAGNVELTNLGFGGSALLDPFMARTMRDTPAQFISVKMGINLVNLDLMRRRALGPAVHGFLDTIREGHPETPLLVISPIFCGIHEETPGPGAFDMDALAAGSMQFVATGDPAEIAAGKLTLRVIRDELQKIVAQRAADDANLYYLDGLDLYGEADSGEHPLPDALHPDTATHQLIGERFASMAFGAGGPLS comes from the coding sequence TTGAGCTGGACAACAACACGACCCATCCCCGCCGTATTTGTCAGGGGAGCGCTCGAGCTGGAAACCACCCACCGGGGGATGCTTCCGCACCGGCTGCCTGCTTGGGCTCGGGCCCAGGCCGGTGGGGACGCGCAGCTCTTGATGGTGGAATCTCAGCCCTCAGGGGTCAAGATCGCCTTCCGCACCGAGGCGACGGAGCTCGAACTGGATACGCTCCGAACCCGAATCATGTATCGCGGCGCACCACCTCGCCCCGATGGCATCATTGAGCTGCTGGTCAATGGCGACCTTGTGGACAGCGCCGTGACTCACGGTGGGGATGCCACAGTCATTGACATGGCCACCGGATCCATGAGCCAGGACCAGGGGCCCGTCTGCACCAGCCGCTTCGCTCAACTCCGTTCAGGCATGAAGAACATCGAGATCTGGCTACCACACAGTGAGGTCACCGAGCTCGTGGAGCTGCGCAGCAATGCCGAGGTGGAACCGCCGGCGCCGGTGAGCCGGCCCAGGTGGCTGCACCACGGCAGTTCCATCAGCCATGGGTCCAACGCCACACGGCCGACCGCGATCTGGCCGGCCATTGCGGCCAAGGCAGGCAATGTTGAGCTAACCAACTTGGGATTTGGCGGGAGTGCACTGTTGGATCCATTCATGGCGCGGACCATGCGAGATACGCCGGCCCAGTTCATCAGCGTGAAGATGGGCATCAATCTGGTGAACCTGGACCTCATGCGAAGGCGGGCCCTTGGCCCAGCGGTTCACGGATTCCTTGACACGATCCGTGAAGGTCACCCGGAGACTCCGTTGCTGGTCATCTCGCCAATTTTCTGCGGCATCCACGAAGAGACCCCCGGCCCTGGCGCCTTCGATATGGATGCCCTCGCGGCAGGATCGATGCAATTCGTGGCAACCGGCGATCCAGCCGAGATTGCCGCTGGGAAGCTTACACTTCGAGTGATTCGTGACGAGCTGCAAAAGATTGTTGCCCAACGTGCCGCCGATGATGCCAACTTGTATTACCTCGACGGCTTGGACCTCTATGGTGAGGCGGACTCCGGCGAACATCCCCTCCCTGATGCGTTGCATCCGGACACAGCAACGCACCAGCTCATAGGGGAACGGTTCGCCAGCATGGCCTTCGGCGCCGGAGGCCCGCTGAGCTAA
- a CDS encoding sulfatase-like hydrolase/transferase, with protein MTSATQSAQRQNMLFLMTDQQRIDTLGCYGNTSQHTPNLDRLAARGTTFDRAYTPTAICTPARASLLTGLQPFEHGLLANYEWNSGHREELPDGLPTFSAALLDQGYRLGHVGKWHVGKDRGPEHYGFEGIHLPGALNVFDDPGYEGWLAANNHPDFHISSPVYTTRADGSQGHLIAGVTDQPTEATFEAFLADQTIAKLREFAAGALAQEDAQPFFLSCHIFGPHLPYLIPQQWYDMVDPSTIELPGSFAETFHGKPMVQQAYAEYWSTDCFTVEEWKKLTAVYWGYVSMIDHEVGRILEVLDELGLNDSTAVMFTADHGEFTGAHRLNDKGPAMYEDIYRIPAILALPGEQERREDRFISLLDFTATFHEIAGADASGVRGRSLLPLAHGEDVEGWREDILCEFHGHHFPYAQRMIRNKEVKYIANPEGIDEFYDMIADPDELINAINVPFYREQVATMRRAMYHQLNARGDKFGQWLAFAGDIPEGERVRPVTAVERFITQ; from the coding sequence ATGACTTCTGCAACGCAATCTGCACAACGCCAGAACATGCTGTTCCTGATGACGGACCAGCAACGTATCGACACCTTGGGATGCTACGGGAATACGTCCCAACACACACCCAACCTTGACCGCTTGGCGGCCCGGGGCACCACCTTCGACCGCGCCTACACGCCCACGGCTATCTGCACACCGGCGCGGGCCAGCCTGCTCACGGGTTTACAACCTTTTGAACACGGCCTGCTGGCCAATTATGAATGGAACTCGGGGCACCGCGAGGAGCTTCCAGACGGTCTGCCCACGTTTTCGGCAGCCTTGTTGGACCAGGGCTACCGGCTGGGCCACGTTGGCAAGTGGCACGTTGGCAAGGACCGGGGGCCCGAACACTATGGTTTCGAAGGAATTCACCTGCCTGGCGCATTGAACGTCTTCGACGATCCCGGCTACGAGGGCTGGCTGGCGGCAAACAACCATCCGGACTTCCACATCTCCAGCCCCGTGTACACCACGCGGGCGGACGGCAGCCAGGGCCACCTGATTGCTGGTGTTACGGACCAGCCCACGGAAGCTACCTTCGAGGCATTCCTCGCGGATCAGACCATCGCAAAACTGCGGGAATTCGCTGCAGGAGCGCTGGCGCAGGAGGACGCGCAGCCGTTCTTCCTTTCCTGCCACATCTTTGGCCCACATCTGCCCTATCTGATTCCACAACAGTGGTACGACATGGTGGATCCCTCCACCATCGAATTGCCCGGTTCCTTTGCCGAGACGTTCCACGGCAAGCCCATGGTGCAGCAGGCCTATGCCGAGTATTGGTCCACTGACTGCTTCACGGTGGAAGAGTGGAAGAAACTCACGGCCGTCTACTGGGGCTACGTATCCATGATCGATCACGAAGTGGGGCGCATCCTTGAGGTGTTGGATGAACTGGGGCTGAACGATTCCACGGCCGTCATGTTTACCGCAGACCACGGCGAGTTCACGGGTGCACACCGGCTCAATGACAAGGGTCCGGCCATGTATGAGGACATCTACAGAATTCCGGCGATCCTTGCCCTCCCCGGAGAACAAGAACGGCGGGAAGACCGGTTTATCAGCCTGCTGGACTTCACAGCAACATTCCATGAGATCGCCGGGGCGGATGCCTCCGGTGTTCGCGGCCGCAGCCTCCTGCCGCTGGCACACGGGGAGGACGTTGAGGGCTGGCGTGAGGACATCCTGTGTGAATTCCATGGACATCATTTCCCGTATGCCCAGCGCATGATCCGCAACAAGGAGGTCAAGTACATCGCCAATCCTGAGGGCATTGACGAGTTTTACGACATGATCGCCGATCCGGACGAACTCATCAACGCCATCAACGTCCCGTTCTATCGCGAGCAGGTGGCCACCATGCGCCGGGCCATGTACCACCAGCTCAATGCCAGGGGCGACAAATTTGGCCAGTGGCTGGCGTTTGCCGGGGACATTCCTGAAGGCGAACGCGTGCGACCGGTCACCGCCGTCGAACGTTTCATCACCCAGTAA
- a CDS encoding ABC transporter ATP-binding protein, translated as MTSNTQKAMIRFQDLRQEFTLTGTTFTALDGVNLDIADGEFVTVVGPSGCGKSTMLNAAAGLIQPTSGQVLVDDRQVQGPSTRTGVIFQQYALFPWLTVRKNVEFGLELKKVPTKERRVIVDHYLELVGLTRFAEALPKELSGGMKQRCAIARAYAVNPEILLMDEPFGALDALTRVHMQEQLLETWTKERRTVMFVTHDVDESVFLASRVIVMAARPGRIFKEIKVDLPYPRTEEMRLSDEFAKLRSEVWAAVYHQPGVAEAHQ; from the coding sequence ATGACAAGCAATACTCAGAAGGCCATGATCCGCTTTCAGGATCTCCGCCAGGAATTCACTCTTACGGGCACTACTTTCACGGCCCTCGACGGCGTGAATCTCGACATTGCGGACGGCGAATTCGTGACCGTGGTTGGCCCGTCGGGCTGCGGCAAGTCCACCATGCTCAACGCGGCAGCCGGACTGATTCAACCCACCAGTGGCCAAGTTCTGGTCGACGACCGGCAGGTGCAGGGGCCGAGTACGCGTACAGGGGTCATCTTCCAGCAATATGCGCTCTTCCCGTGGCTCACCGTCCGCAAGAACGTTGAGTTCGGTTTGGAACTCAAGAAGGTTCCCACAAAGGAACGTCGCGTGATTGTGGACCACTACCTGGAGCTGGTCGGCCTGACCCGCTTCGCCGAGGCCCTGCCCAAGGAGCTGTCGGGTGGCATGAAGCAGCGGTGCGCCATCGCGCGTGCCTACGCCGTGAACCCCGAAATCCTGCTCATGGATGAACCCTTTGGTGCCTTGGACGCGCTGACCCGGGTGCACATGCAGGAGCAACTGCTGGAGACCTGGACCAAGGAACGCCGCACAGTCATGTTCGTCACCCACGACGTGGACGAATCCGTGTTCCTGGCATCACGCGTGATTGTCATGGCCGCACGTCCGGGGCGAATTTTCAAGGAAATCAAGGTCGATCTGCCCTATCCCCGCACGGAAGAGATGCGCCTTTCCGATGAGTTCGCCAAACTTCGCTCCGAGGTATGGGCCGCCGTGTACCACCAGCCGGGTGTTGCCGAAGCGCACCAATAA
- a CDS encoding metal ABC transporter permease: MQRALAVTVVASVVCAVLSCWLVLIGWSLMGDAVSHAVLPGVALAYIVGAPFAVGAVLFGFLAVALIGAVRGTSRVKEDAAIGIVFTTLFALGLVLISVTPSQTDLSHIIFGNLLGLGQGDLIQVVALGAITFAILIFKRRDFTLYAFDPTHAHAIGLNPRMLGAFLLGLLALTSVVALQAVGVVLVVAMLIIPGATAYLLTDRFSRMLVLAPAISVGCAIVGLYASYYLDAASGGMVVLTQGAAFTLVYLFSPRHGLVVARLNAARRRKLAAA; the protein is encoded by the coding sequence ATGCAACGCGCCTTGGCCGTAACGGTTGTGGCCTCCGTGGTGTGCGCCGTACTTTCTTGTTGGCTCGTGCTGATCGGCTGGTCTCTCATGGGCGACGCCGTCTCTCACGCGGTGCTGCCTGGCGTTGCCTTGGCATACATCGTTGGTGCCCCCTTCGCCGTAGGAGCGGTTTTGTTCGGGTTCCTTGCGGTGGCCTTGATCGGCGCCGTGCGTGGCACCAGCAGGGTCAAGGAGGACGCCGCCATCGGAATCGTGTTCACTACGCTCTTTGCTTTGGGGCTTGTGCTCATCTCCGTCACGCCCAGTCAGACGGATCTTTCGCACATCATTTTCGGCAACTTGTTGGGCCTTGGCCAGGGCGACTTGATTCAGGTCGTGGCGCTCGGGGCCATCACATTCGCCATCCTCATCTTCAAACGGCGGGACTTCACCCTTTACGCCTTCGACCCAACACATGCCCACGCCATTGGCCTGAACCCACGGATGCTAGGCGCCTTCTTGTTGGGATTGCTGGCCCTGACATCCGTGGTTGCTCTCCAGGCGGTGGGGGTTGTGCTTGTGGTGGCCATGCTCATCATTCCCGGAGCCACCGCATACCTTCTGACCGATCGCTTTAGCCGGATGCTGGTCTTGGCGCCAGCTATTTCTGTCGGCTGCGCCATTGTGGGCCTGTATGCCAGCTACTATCTGGATGCAGCCTCCGGCGGCATGGTGGTCCTAACCCAGGGTGCGGCGTTTACACTGGTCTACCTGTTTAGCCCTCGTCATGGCCTTGTCGTTGCCCGCCTCAATGCCGCACGACGCCGGAAGCTGGCTGCTGCTTGA
- a CDS encoding DedA family protein has translation MTALLLEAAGQPWIYAAVVLGCLIDGFFPPIPSEALVVGMASLAAAHGGHGLWLLLLAALLGAFLGDNAAYILGRRLGTSRFKWMRRPLMQRSFAKAGQGLESRAVSMILVARFLPGARVAVNLTAGATGFQRRKFIAISAFSAFLWASYSVLIGALAGVWLREHPILGFVAAIILAASLGLALDLVITKFRARSRNGSTKRGVGPLDPATAIDEGAQHPSTRESVVAAGS, from the coding sequence TTGACCGCGTTGCTGCTTGAGGCAGCCGGCCAGCCGTGGATTTATGCCGCCGTGGTGCTGGGGTGTTTGATCGACGGCTTCTTCCCTCCCATCCCGAGCGAGGCGCTTGTTGTGGGGATGGCGTCGCTGGCTGCCGCCCACGGCGGGCATGGCTTGTGGCTCTTATTGCTGGCCGCCCTCCTTGGTGCGTTCCTCGGCGACAATGCCGCCTACATTCTTGGCCGGCGCTTGGGTACGAGCCGATTCAAGTGGATGCGACGTCCGCTGATGCAGCGTTCCTTCGCCAAAGCTGGCCAAGGATTGGAGAGCAGGGCCGTATCCATGATTTTGGTGGCAAGGTTTCTTCCCGGAGCGAGGGTTGCCGTGAACCTCACGGCCGGCGCAACAGGCTTTCAGAGAAGGAAATTTATTGCCATCTCAGCCTTTTCAGCATTTCTCTGGGCAAGTTATTCGGTGCTGATTGGGGCGTTGGCGGGTGTCTGGCTACGCGAACATCCAATCCTTGGATTTGTTGCGGCCATCATTCTTGCCGCCAGCCTTGGGCTGGCTCTTGACCTGGTCATCACCAAGTTCCGGGCTCGTTCACGCAACGGCAGTACAAAGCGGGGCGTAGGACCGCTTGACCCGGCCACGGCGATTGACGAAGGTGCCCAGCACCCGTCAACACGCGAGTCGGTGGTGGCCGCTGGTTCGTAG
- a CDS encoding DoxX family protein → MKATTASAWALAAMLGASAVNHLRNPKFYYPVVPPSLCSDRGGALGLMTRHQWVIASTAPEALAALGLLHPSTRKAAATATTVMFAGFTAGHISALKRAWGPDGTPQSRRVHAVRLPLQIPLIAWAWSARRS, encoded by the coding sequence ATGAAAGCCACTACAGCCAGCGCCTGGGCCTTGGCCGCAATGCTAGGCGCCAGCGCCGTCAACCATCTGAGAAACCCCAAGTTCTACTACCCGGTTGTGCCGCCGTCGTTGTGCAGCGACCGCGGCGGCGCCTTGGGATTGATGACGCGCCACCAGTGGGTGATTGCCTCGACGGCGCCGGAAGCTCTTGCCGCATTGGGGCTGCTCCACCCGAGCACGCGCAAGGCAGCAGCAACTGCCACTACCGTCATGTTCGCAGGATTCACCGCCGGGCACATTTCCGCGTTGAAGCGGGCCTGGGGACCCGACGGAACTCCGCAGTCACGGCGGGTGCACGCAGTGCGACTGCCGTTGCAGATACCTCTTATTGCCTGGGCATGGAGTGCCCGCCGGTCGTAG
- a CDS encoding Lrp/AsnC family transcriptional regulator — translation MDATDSAILNILAREARISFSDLGRRIGLSTNAASARVRRLEDDGVILGYQAILADSIAGTGPNLEVFIDIRLKPEADSGVFLAWAMAAPAVRDAVHVTGPYDYILHAVVPNTRALDQLLRRLKTEGGAAQTQSRLALR, via the coding sequence ATGGATGCCACTGACAGCGCTATTCTCAATATTCTCGCCAGAGAAGCGCGAATTTCCTTCAGTGACCTGGGCCGGCGGATTGGTCTGAGTACCAATGCCGCATCCGCCCGTGTCCGGCGCCTGGAGGACGATGGCGTCATCCTGGGCTACCAAGCCATTCTCGCCGACAGTATCGCCGGGACCGGCCCCAACCTGGAAGTCTTCATCGACATTCGACTGAAGCCCGAGGCAGACTCTGGCGTTTTCCTGGCGTGGGCCATGGCGGCGCCGGCCGTCCGTGACGCGGTCCATGTGACCGGACCATACGACTACATCCTGCATGCCGTTGTGCCCAACACCAGGGCCCTGGATCAATTGCTGCGACGCCTCAAAACTGAAGGCGGCGCAGCGCAAACCCAGTCCAGGCTGGCTCTGAGATAG
- a CDS encoding LysE family transporter produces MDIHMALGVGLLAGFGLAAPLGAIGILLIREGMAWGFKDASPAAAAVATVDTIYCIVAVALGVAAAPLVSSWGAWPGLMGGLILVLIGAIGVSKAFGSAQVPVNEPEPQRRGRAGRFMLFTGLTAINPTTLLYFVALLTAVARPLGSFSSSVAFVTGVGAASLVWQLGLVFVGRMFRARAAAKARRRLNTIGFSLVVVLGLAAILQRL; encoded by the coding sequence ATGGATATTCATATGGCGCTGGGCGTAGGACTCCTTGCCGGTTTCGGGCTGGCCGCACCCTTGGGCGCTATTGGAATTCTGTTGATCCGAGAAGGCATGGCTTGGGGCTTTAAGGACGCATCGCCGGCGGCGGCAGCTGTAGCCACGGTAGATACCATCTATTGCATTGTGGCCGTCGCCCTGGGGGTGGCAGCCGCGCCACTCGTGTCGTCATGGGGAGCTTGGCCGGGGCTGATGGGTGGCCTGATCCTTGTCTTGATCGGAGCCATCGGCGTCAGCAAGGCATTCGGCAGTGCTCAGGTTCCTGTGAATGAGCCGGAACCACAACGACGCGGCCGGGCGGGGCGGTTCATGCTCTTCACAGGGCTGACTGCCATCAACCCCACCACCCTGCTCTACTTCGTGGCGCTGTTGACGGCCGTAGCCCGGCCCTTGGGATCCTTCTCAAGCTCCGTGGCCTTCGTGACTGGTGTTGGCGCCGCGTCACTAGTGTGGCAACTGGGACTGGTATTTGTTGGCCGGATGTTTCGTGCAAGGGCTGCCGCCAAGGCCCGGCGGCGCCTCAACACGATCGGCTTCTCCCTGGTGGTTGTGCTCGGCCTGGCGGCAATCCTCCAAAGGCTTTGA